The genomic DNA tgcactgaacgacattcaaattttgtctgTCAAAGTTCGAATATCGTATGCCCAATGTCGTTTTttacacattaaattttgtcGTATATCGTACGTCGCGTACTGGGCGACATTCTCTTTTTTTTAATGTCGTATGTTACAGCTGATGTATATGCCCAATATATATTCTAGTCTTTCTTGCATTTGCTTAACCTTTTTTTATAGACTGGCGCTCTTGTATATTAGTATTGGGGTGACCGTATCACATGAATTTCTCTAATTATCTATGTTGATTGATAGCAAATGTGTGCATATGAGAATACATGATGTTGCATTATCTAATTTATAGAATgcatagaataaaataaaaagtaaaaaaaggaatatttctaaacttttaatttaagtaatgtttaaaacagaGTTTCAGGTCGATGATTCTAAAAACAAAAAGATTTATTGTCAGACAACAGTTCTGACATGTGCATTTTTCAAAACTGTAAACCTAGGAATATTTTTTTCGACCTGTCGATCAATCACAAATCAAATTTCGATTAATTCAGAAGAACATGTTAATCCGTAGAAGGAAATATCCTTGTACTTCCTAACTGGAACATTTTGGCAATATCAGATACTTTTTTAGTATATAAATGTTTTGACTCATGTTACTCTTTAACTAGGGGATGTGAGTTGTGCTTCATATttattgcctctcatgaacatactcagtcaaaccgagtctgctgttatgttgcttggttgcgttctacgcTTCCAAAAGTtccttttacatattttattatttatcgtGTGCTTTTATGATTTCAGACATATATTGTACTTGTAGAAATTAACAGTATAATTTTGTTTGACTATGTATGAATTTTAATGCATCTCATATTTTGCTTTATCATtagtaaaaaacttaaatttataatgTGACATTGAATAATTCACAAATTTGCAATACTCTGTATTCGGTATTGTTCGCGGAGGTTTTACTTTCACTAAAACTCGCCAATAATGCCGCTCGCGATTTCTATTATTCTGTATCATCTCCTTTAATACTAACCCTCACACTTCGCTAATTCGTAACACCGCCAATAAGACTTCTAAACATTTAACTGCTAAATAATCCATTAGCGAAAAGTTATACAATTTACTataatatatcttaaataaaGAAGGTAATAAGCTTTATTGTTATGTCATTAATTTCTAAATGAACCAGCTCACAATAAAATTCATCCAACAATTTCTGTTTGTACGCCGAGCCTGTAATTAAAAGTTGTAAACACTCAGTTCattcataatttatataattataacagtTTCAAACAGAGAGTAAGGAGCgcttatgcatttttttttaaaatttgaccaaTTATGCACATTTCTATTTAATAAATGAATGATACAAAAGCGTGATATTTACGCATATCATAAACCATTCACCTCAGAGTTGCTTGCCCCATGATCCACCTTGATTTAATTTTGCAAGCTGTCatatatctttttcatttattatgGTCTGAATTTAAAACATTCAGCGTAAGAGTTGTCACGCTTTTGGACTTTATTCAAAACATGGGAAGAAAACTTGTAAGCTGTGCGATAACCTGCTAGGAACAGCATCGAAACGCTATTCCTAGATCTCTGGTTCGAATGCGGTCTTGCAGCGCATTTGTATCAAACTATGGCATAATGATAAGAATTTgacttttgaatgaaatttctttgttttaaatcattccaTTAAGAGAGAGAGAAAACACATATTCAGCAGCATGTTTGCAAATGCAGCTCCTAACTGTATAGTTTTAACGCATGTTCATGAACAATTTACAAATACACTTTGATATCTATTTAgattacaaattttttttttgaaaaataagcaATTTGTATTACAACTTACTTTGCTTCACATATGAAATTTCGTACAGCATCACAATTTCGATCGTTCCAAAGTGCATTGTGCCCGTTGTATCTAATTTCTATGCAATGTTCAAAAGCTCCTggaaaacagttttgtttaacTTACAAAGACAAgatataaaaagtattaaaggaAAGCCTGACTTTAAATGGAAGCCTGTCTTATCCGGCACTGTTAATCGGTCCTGGCACATTCGCTATATGTTATATAGAAAAAGCTTAGACGTCCAAATATGAGTGAATGCACGAAAACCATGAAACAACCCGATTTTATTACTTTGATCGGTGTTCATAAGAAATTGATCATTATCAATTAACGATGTGGTCGCCGTTTTACCCCtgatcattttattcagtttttaaactgttttatattgaaaatagCTAGCCTCACGTCAACTTCTGTATAAGACATTTCATAACAGACACAATTACAAAATCAAACTGACAATGTGTTGAAGGTATCGTTTCTTTATTACAGGATAAGTTTAAAATAACTGCTTTAAAAACAACAACGCTTACAGTTTAAGACTACAGAtcagttttaaaattgttcaCGAAATTGTTCTgttaaatgtatgaaatgtattaataaaaaattgtgtga from Mercenaria mercenaria strain notata chromosome 11, MADL_Memer_1, whole genome shotgun sequence includes the following:
- the LOC128546542 gene encoding perlucin-like isoform X2 produces the protein MLSENEFRWFFENGHSEVIPHNGYTNFETGQPDNTGAFEHCIEIRYNGHNALWNDRNCDAARRTNRNCWMNFIVSWFI
- the LOC128546542 gene encoding perlucin-like isoform X1: MLSENEFRWFFENGHSEVIPHNGYTNFETGQPDNTGAFEHCIEIRYNGHNALWNDRNCDAVRNFICEAKLGVQTEIVG